CATCCTGCTGGCCGAGGATCTGGCGATGAACCGCGATCTGGCGGTGACCATGCTGACCAAGGCCGGCCACCATGTCGATGCCGTGGAAGACGGCGCCGCCGCGGTCGCCGCGGTGCAGGAACAGACCTACGACCTCGTGCTGATGGACGTGCAGATGCCGGTGATGGACGGGCTGGAGGCCACCCGCCGCATCCGTGCCCTGCCCGGACCGGTCGGCCGCATCCCGATCCTGGCCCTGTCGGCCGGCGTCCTGCAGGTGGAGGTCGAACGCTGCCTGCAGGCGGGCATGAACGCCCATCTGGCCAAGCCGCTTGAGAAAACCAAGCTGCTGGCCGCGATCGGCCGCTGGGTTCGCGTCGGACACGCGGACAATGGACCGGCTGAAGGCGGACCGGCTGACAGCGGACCGCCCGACGATGGACGGGATGAGCCTCCGCGTCCGCAGTTGATCGCACACAGCTGACGAGTCGGTGTTATAGTGGCTGCACCCCTCCCGGCAGGCTCGGCCGGTCTGCAGCGAAGTGTGTGTCATGAAGGTTGCGCAGCCCCCTCTCGCCCCCGTTCCGGAGCGCAAGCCCGATATTCCCCCGTCGCTGGCCGATGGCGCCGGCGGCGAGTCGTCCTTCCGTGATGCGCTGGTCCAGACCAATCGGCCCGGCACCGAGACCGCGCCCGTCGGCGGTCCCGCCAACGGCAGGCTCCAGGGCGGCCAGAAGGCACCGCCCCTGCCGGCCGCCAAGCCCCCGGCCCCGATCCTGTTGACCGACGGCACCCAGGTCCCCTTTCCGTCGGCCAAGCCGGTCACTCCGATCCGCTTGACCGACGGTACGGTCGTGCCGCTCCCCGCCCTCAAACCGCCCGCCCTCAAACCGCCCACCGTCAATTCGGAGACGCCGGTCCTGCTGGCGGACTCCGCGTCGGCGGACGGCGGGGCCGCGGCGCCACGCGCGCCCCTGCCCGGACTGAAGCCGGCGGCGCCGGTGGTGGGGCCGGCGGTGGCTCAAGGCCCGAATCCAAGCTCGAAAAAGGTGGCGGAGACGGTGAAGGCGGTGAACTCCGACGATCCGACCGCCACGCGGGTGCTGGTCGCCTCGCAGCAGGTCGCCGGCCTGTCGGGCCACAGCTTCACCGCGATCCTGGCCCAGGCCACCCAGGAAAGCGGGCTGGACCCCGGCGCCAGGAACAGCCGCAGCTCCGCCGCCGGCCCGTTCCAGTTCCTCGAATCGACATGGCTCGACCTGTTCCGCCGCCATGGCGCCGCCTATGGCCAGGGTGAGCTGGCCTCGCACATCCAGGTCCGCAACGGCGTGTCCAGCGTCAAGGATCCGGCGATCCGCCGCCAGATCCTGGAGCTGCGCCACGATGTCGACCTGTCGGCCGGCATGGCCGCCCGCTATCTGGCCGAGGGGCGTGAGGCACTGGAGAAGCGGCTGGGCCGCCCGGCCAGCGAATCGGAGAGCCGCATGGCCTATGTTCTGGGCTCCGGCGGGGCGGCAAAGCTGATTCGCGCCGCCGAATCGAGCCCCGGCGCCGTCGCAGCCGACCTGTTGCCCAGCGCGGCGAAGGCGAATCACAACCTGTTCCACGACCGCTCCACCGGCCGCGCGCTCACTGCGGCCGAAACGGTGGGCCGCCTGACCCGCCGCATGGAGATCGACCAGCGCGAGATGTTCGCGGCGATCGGCAAGGCGCTGGAACAGCCGCGCCGCCTGGAAGAAGGCGGCGCATCGCCGCTCAACCCCTATCAGGCGGTCTGACGCGGCAGCGGTTACAGGGTATTTTCGCCACACAACGCGGGGCTGCCCCGCGCCGATGGCTGCGGCCGAACGCATCGGCGGTGGGAATCCCCCTTGACCCG
The nucleotide sequence above comes from Azospirillum sp. TSA2s. Encoded proteins:
- a CDS encoding lytic transglycosylase domain-containing protein — its product is MKVAQPPLAPVPERKPDIPPSLADGAGGESSFRDALVQTNRPGTETAPVGGPANGRLQGGQKAPPLPAAKPPAPILLTDGTQVPFPSAKPVTPIRLTDGTVVPLPALKPPALKPPTVNSETPVLLADSASADGGAAAPRAPLPGLKPAAPVVGPAVAQGPNPSSKKVAETVKAVNSDDPTATRVLVASQQVAGLSGHSFTAILAQATQESGLDPGARNSRSSAAGPFQFLESTWLDLFRRHGAAYGQGELASHIQVRNGVSSVKDPAIRRQILELRHDVDLSAGMAARYLAEGREALEKRLGRPASESESRMAYVLGSGGAAKLIRAAESSPGAVAADLLPSAAKANHNLFHDRSTGRALTAAETVGRLTRRMEIDQREMFAAIGKALEQPRRLEEGGASPLNPYQAV